Genomic segment of Nitrospirota bacterium:
GCCCTTGTCCATGATGAGCACGCGGATGCCGTCGGCCCCGTACAGGGGCGCGGCCAGGGCCGCGCAGAGGACGATGGCCAGAATCCCCGCCCTCATCGTCAGCGCCTGCTCAGCAGCCAGAGTATCAGGGTCAGCAGAATGCTCAGGACGATGCCAGTGGCCAGGGGGAAATAGAAGGTGAAATGCTTTCTCTTGATGAGGATGTCCCCCGGGAGACGGCCCAGCCAGGGGACCTTCCCCGCGAGGATGAAAAGCCCCCCCAGGACGAGAAACAGGACCCCGGCGACGAGAAGGGCCTTGCCTATGCTCTCAAGCCCGTCGGTCATGGCCTCAGGTCCCGGCTCGCTCACTCCGCGCTTTTCTCTCCGCCCTTTCCCTGTCGCGCTCGGCCTTGGAGTAGATGCACCCGCAGTAGTACTGGCGGTAGAGCCCCAGCTCCCGGGAGAGCCGCTCCGCCTCGGCCCAGCCCTGTTTGAAGTCCGGGGCGTAAAAGAGGACGCCCTGTTCTTCCTGGGCCTGCCTGCCCGCCTGGAGGATGAGGCCGGTCTTCTGATAAGGGCTCACCAGGAGCGAGGTCGTGAAACCGTCGAAGCCTTCCGCCCGGGCCCGCCGGGCGGTCTCCCGGAGGCGCAGGAGATAGCAGGCCTCGCATCGAACGCCGTCGTGGGCGCTTACCGCGCTTTTGAACTCCTCGAGGCCGTACCGGTCCACGTACTGGATATCAAGG
This window contains:
- a CDS encoding DUF2905 domain-containing protein; its protein translation is MTDGLESIGKALLVAGVLFLVLGGLFILAGKVPWLGRLPGDILIKRKHFTFYFPLATGIVLSILLTLILWLLSRR
- a CDS encoding epoxyqueuosine reductase QueH, which translates into the protein MRLLMHLCCANCALFPIRHVRGKGISLSGLWYNPNVHPGDEYARRLEALKALETFWGLDIQYVDRYGLEEFKSAVSAHDGVRCEACYLLRLRETARRARAEGFDGFTTSLLVSPYQKTGLILQAGRQAQEEQGVLFYAPDFKQGWAEAERLSRELGLYRQYYCGCIYSKAERDRERAERKARSERAGT